A single genomic interval of Arthrobacter methylotrophus harbors:
- a CDS encoding LLM class flavin-dependent oxidoreductase, whose product MTDSPSTPTAPVGPAEILLGLNTFGDAGVDAEGNPKPHARVLRELLAEAELADAVGLHAFGVGEHHRRDFAVSAPEVFLAAAAARTSRIKLGSAVTVLSSDDPIRVFQRFATVDALSNGRAEVMLGRGSFVESFPLFGLDLADYEVLFEEKLELFDKVRMQKPVHWEGRTRPNVHGMSVFPPLEHHLLPTWIGVGGTPESVLRCAQYGYPIIFAIIGGEPRRFEPLVKLYREAMGKYGHPMQQIATHSPGYVAPSDEQAREELFPHWLAQRNRIGAERGWGPASRGEFDAMCGPEGALYVGSPETVARKIVLLKQNLSVDRFDLKYSNGTLPHESMMRCIELFGTVVAPLVAELLADA is encoded by the coding sequence ATGACCGATTCCCCTTCCACTCCGACAGCCCCGGTCGGTCCCGCGGAAATCCTGCTCGGGCTGAATACCTTTGGTGACGCCGGCGTGGACGCCGAAGGAAATCCGAAACCGCATGCCCGGGTCCTACGGGAGCTGCTGGCCGAAGCCGAGCTGGCGGACGCCGTCGGACTTCATGCCTTTGGCGTGGGAGAGCATCACCGCCGCGACTTCGCCGTCTCGGCTCCCGAAGTGTTCCTTGCAGCCGCAGCCGCCCGGACATCGCGGATCAAACTCGGCTCGGCCGTCACCGTGCTCAGCTCTGACGACCCCATCCGGGTCTTCCAGCGCTTCGCCACCGTTGACGCGCTCTCCAACGGCCGGGCAGAAGTGATGCTGGGCCGTGGCTCGTTTGTGGAATCCTTCCCGTTGTTTGGCCTGGACCTCGCCGACTATGAAGTCCTGTTCGAGGAAAAGCTGGAACTCTTCGACAAGGTCCGGATGCAAAAGCCCGTGCATTGGGAGGGCCGCACCCGGCCGAACGTGCACGGGATGAGCGTCTTTCCGCCGCTGGAACACCACTTGCTGCCCACGTGGATCGGTGTGGGTGGCACTCCTGAATCGGTGCTGCGCTGCGCCCAATACGGCTACCCGATCATTTTTGCCATCATCGGCGGAGAACCGCGCCGTTTTGAACCGCTCGTGAAGCTCTACCGCGAGGCAATGGGCAAGTATGGGCACCCCATGCAGCAAATCGCCACGCACTCGCCGGGGTATGTCGCTCCGAGCGATGAACAGGCCCGCGAGGAACTGTTCCCGCACTGGCTGGCCCAACGCAACCGGATTGGTGCCGAACGTGGCTGGGGGCCGGCCAGCAGGGGTGAGTTCGACGCCATGTGCGGCCCGGAAGGCGCCCTCTACGTTGGTTCCCCGGAAACCGTCGCTCGAAAGATCGTGCTGCTGAAGCAGAACCTCAGCGTGGACCGTTTCGACCTCAAATACAGCAATGGAACCCTGCCCCACGAATCCATGATGCGCTGCATAGAACTCTTCGGCACGGTGGTGGCCCCGTTGGTGGCCGAACTGCTTGCCGACGCCTGA
- a CDS encoding uroporphyrinogen-III synthase, whose product MGRHSAVKSGETRALVGARVLVTRSPDRAAPLITALREAGAEPLLLPLIDFERARDQHSLEVALDALRAGAYGWLVVSSITTVRALKEKAAERRLDLRDMIPESLRIATIGPSSRRVLEAEGVAVDLAPDDVQSAAGLIAVWPSGPGNVLLPQADIAGAALAAGIEAKGAVVQAVTAYHTVEYPAAPERRLTASLAAANGWQAGSGSGAPELTPAAAKAELARGRLHAVIAASPSAARRIHAALAPLQDCRFIAIGRSTAAEAAALGMPVAATAKEPTPAGIVTALRTVFATEGNES is encoded by the coding sequence ATGGGGCGGCATAGCGCGGTGAAGTCCGGGGAGACCCGGGCCCTTGTCGGCGCCCGGGTCCTCGTGACGCGCAGCCCGGACCGTGCCGCCCCGCTCATCACTGCGCTGCGCGAGGCAGGGGCCGAACCGCTCCTGTTGCCGTTGATCGACTTCGAACGTGCCAGGGATCAGCACTCCCTCGAGGTTGCCTTGGACGCGCTCCGTGCAGGAGCGTACGGCTGGCTCGTGGTCAGCAGTATCACCACCGTGCGGGCCCTGAAGGAAAAAGCCGCCGAACGTCGTCTTGACCTGAGGGACATGATTCCGGAATCGCTCAGGATCGCGACGATTGGCCCGTCGAGCCGGCGGGTCCTCGAAGCGGAGGGCGTTGCCGTGGACCTCGCGCCCGACGATGTCCAGTCGGCTGCGGGGCTGATTGCCGTCTGGCCGTCTGGCCCCGGCAATGTGCTCTTGCCGCAAGCGGACATCGCCGGCGCAGCGTTGGCGGCGGGGATTGAGGCCAAGGGCGCCGTGGTCCAAGCCGTCACGGCTTACCACACCGTGGAGTACCCGGCCGCCCCCGAACGCCGACTCACAGCTTCCCTCGCCGCGGCAAACGGCTGGCAGGCCGGGAGCGGATCCGGAGCGCCGGAACTCACTCCGGCAGCGGCCAAAGCCGAACTCGCCAGGGGCCGGCTCCACGCCGTCATCGCCGCCTCGCCCAGCGCCGCCCGGCGCATCCACGCCGCACTGGCACCGCTGCAGGACTGCCGCTTCATTGCGATCGGGCGCTCGACGGCGGCCGAGGCTGCTGCCCTCGGCATGCCGGTAGCGGCAACCGCCAAGGAACCCACCCCGGCAGGCATCGTGACTGCCCTACGCACCGTATTCGCCACCGAAGGGAACGAAAGTTGA
- the hemQ gene encoding hydrogen peroxide-dependent heme synthase has product MSHTSAESVTKTAESEEQYFTLWTVFKRSGDVLRSADAARDFDQLTAKLAEDGVVLRGSYDVSAMRSDADIMVWLHGAKPEALQQAVRDIRRSTLFAGTEIVWSAMGVHREAEFAKNHAPAYARGVEPSTWLCVYPFVRSYEWYILPADERGKMLRDHGMLGRDFPQVLSNTVSSFALGDWEWILGLEAPELVDLVDLMRHLRATDARNHVREEIPFYTGRRITTAEIAEVLA; this is encoded by the coding sequence ATGAGCCACACTTCTGCCGAATCTGTCACTAAAACTGCCGAATCCGAAGAGCAGTACTTTACGCTGTGGACCGTGTTCAAGCGGTCGGGAGATGTCTTGCGCAGCGCCGATGCTGCCCGGGATTTCGATCAGCTGACTGCCAAGCTCGCCGAGGACGGCGTCGTCCTTCGCGGAAGCTACGACGTCTCCGCCATGCGTTCCGACGCCGACATCATGGTGTGGCTCCACGGGGCCAAGCCCGAGGCCCTGCAACAGGCCGTCCGTGACATCCGTCGCAGCACGCTGTTCGCCGGCACCGAGATCGTCTGGTCCGCCATGGGTGTCCACCGCGAAGCCGAATTCGCCAAGAACCACGCTCCGGCCTACGCCCGCGGCGTGGAACCCAGCACCTGGCTGTGCGTCTACCCGTTCGTCCGCTCCTACGAGTGGTATATCCTTCCGGCCGACGAGCGCGGCAAGATGCTGCGCGATCACGGCATGCTTGGCCGCGACTTCCCGCAGGTCCTCTCCAACACCGTGTCCTCGTTCGCCCTGGGCGACTGGGAATGGATCCTCGGCCTGGAAGCGCCCGAACTGGTTGACCTGGTTGACCTCATGCGCCACTTGCGGGCCACCGATGCCCGCAACCACGTGCGGGAGGAAATCCCGTTCTATACCGGTCGCCGAATCACAACTGCGGAGATCGCCGAGGTTCTTGCATGA
- the hemL gene encoding glutamate-1-semialdehyde 2,1-aminomutase, with product MTSHTPVSDELFDRARSLMPGGVNSPVRAFGSVGGTPKFMVSAQGPYLTDADGREYVDLVCSWGPALLGHAHPAVLKAVHAAVDRGLSFGASTPDEANLAAIVKERVPVVERIRMVSTGTEATMTAVRLARGFTDRNLIVKFAGCYHGHLDGLLAAAGSGLATMALPGSAGVTAAAAAETLVLPYNDLAAVEAAFAVHGNNIAAVITEAAPANMGVVTPNEGFNEGLSRITREHGALLILDEVLTGFRTGYAGYWGLTGRQEGWAPDLLTFGKVIGGGMPTAALGGRADVMDYLAPLGPVYQAGTLSGNPVAMAAGVATLTLATPEVYSYVDARSLELSAALSSALDTAGVDHSIQRAGNLFSVAFGTSANGVHNYADAQAQDVFRYAPFFHSMLDSGVYLPPSVFEAWFLSAAHDDAAMNRIFDALPAAAKAAAEASAV from the coding sequence ATGACTTCACACACCCCTGTCTCCGACGAGCTGTTCGACCGTGCCCGTTCCCTGATGCCCGGCGGCGTCAACTCGCCGGTACGCGCCTTCGGCTCCGTGGGCGGCACCCCGAAGTTCATGGTCTCCGCGCAGGGTCCCTACCTGACGGACGCGGACGGCCGCGAGTACGTGGACCTCGTTTGCTCCTGGGGGCCCGCGCTGCTGGGGCACGCCCATCCGGCCGTGCTGAAAGCCGTCCACGCAGCGGTGGACCGGGGGTTGTCGTTTGGCGCGTCGACGCCTGATGAAGCAAACCTCGCCGCGATCGTCAAGGAACGCGTCCCGGTCGTCGAACGCATCCGCATGGTGTCCACGGGAACTGAGGCCACCATGACTGCCGTCCGCTTGGCCCGGGGGTTCACCGATCGCAACCTGATCGTGAAGTTCGCGGGCTGCTACCACGGCCATCTCGATGGACTCCTGGCCGCCGCGGGCTCGGGCCTGGCGACCATGGCGCTGCCCGGTTCGGCTGGGGTCACCGCGGCGGCCGCTGCTGAGACCCTTGTGCTGCCGTACAACGACCTCGCTGCCGTGGAAGCGGCCTTCGCGGTTCACGGCAACAACATTGCGGCCGTCATCACCGAGGCTGCTCCCGCGAACATGGGGGTCGTCACCCCGAACGAAGGCTTCAACGAAGGACTGTCCCGCATTACCCGCGAACACGGCGCACTGTTGATCCTCGACGAGGTGCTCACGGGCTTCCGCACCGGCTATGCAGGCTACTGGGGCCTGACCGGCCGCCAGGAAGGCTGGGCGCCGGACCTGCTGACCTTCGGCAAAGTCATCGGCGGCGGGATGCCGACGGCGGCACTCGGTGGGCGTGCTGACGTCATGGACTATCTCGCGCCGCTTGGCCCGGTCTACCAGGCCGGTACCCTGTCCGGGAACCCCGTGGCGATGGCCGCCGGCGTCGCTACCCTGACGCTCGCGACGCCGGAGGTCTACAGCTACGTGGATGCCCGATCGTTGGAACTCTCTGCGGCGCTCTCATCTGCGCTTGACACCGCCGGCGTGGACCACTCGATCCAGCGCGCGGGGAACCTTTTCTCCGTGGCGTTCGGCACCTCGGCCAACGGAGTCCACAACTACGCCGACGCCCAGGCCCAGGATGTCTTCCGCTACGCGCCCTTCTTCCACTCCATGCTGGACTCCGGCGTCTACCTGCCGCCGTCGGTCTTCGAAGCGTGGTTCCTGTCCGCAGCCCACGACGACGCCGCAATGAACAGGATCTTCGACGCGCTGCCGGCGGCAGCCAAGGCGGCCGCGGAGGCCAGCGCCGTGTAG
- the hemB gene encoding porphobilinogen synthase, with amino-acid sequence MSFPHHRPRRLRTTPAMRRMTAEHRLAPADLILPAFIREGLSEPAPITSMPGVVQHTTDSLKRAAVEAVDLGVSGIMLFGVPAVRDARGTASLDPDGVLNKAIRDVRAEVGDDLVVMGDVCLDEFTDHGHCGVLDANGYVDNDATLEIYAQMAVAQADAGAHVLGPSGMMDGQIAVIRQALEEAGHQNTALLAYAAKYASAFYGPFREAVDSQLKGDRRTYQMDAANRREAIIEVELDLEEGADMVMVKPAMSYLDILADVAAMSPVPVAAYQISGEYAMIEAAAANGWIDRRGAITESVLGIKRAGADMVLTYWASELAGWLKES; translated from the coding sequence TTGAGCTTTCCACACCACCGGCCCCGCCGGCTCCGCACCACCCCTGCCATGCGCAGGATGACGGCCGAACACCGCTTGGCGCCCGCCGACCTCATCCTGCCGGCCTTCATTCGCGAAGGACTCAGCGAGCCGGCTCCAATCACGTCCATGCCCGGCGTTGTGCAGCACACCACCGATTCGCTCAAGCGCGCTGCTGTCGAAGCCGTGGATCTTGGCGTCAGCGGCATCATGCTGTTCGGGGTGCCCGCCGTCCGCGATGCCCGCGGCACAGCCTCCCTGGATCCCGATGGCGTGCTGAACAAGGCCATCCGCGACGTCCGTGCCGAGGTGGGCGATGACCTGGTGGTCATGGGCGACGTGTGCCTGGACGAATTCACGGACCACGGCCACTGCGGGGTCCTGGATGCCAACGGCTATGTGGACAACGACGCCACGCTGGAAATCTACGCCCAGATGGCCGTAGCGCAGGCCGACGCCGGTGCCCACGTCCTGGGGCCGTCCGGGATGATGGATGGCCAGATCGCAGTGATTCGGCAAGCCCTCGAAGAGGCCGGACACCAGAACACCGCACTCCTGGCCTACGCGGCGAAATATGCCTCGGCCTTCTACGGTCCGTTCCGGGAGGCCGTGGATTCGCAGCTCAAAGGCGATCGCCGCACATACCAGATGGATGCGGCCAACCGTCGTGAGGCCATCATCGAAGTGGAACTCGACCTCGAAGAGGGCGCCGACATGGTGATGGTCAAGCCCGCGATGAGCTACCTCGACATCCTTGCGGACGTTGCGGCCATGAGCCCGGTTCCCGTGGCGGCCTACCAAATCTCCGGTGAATACGCCATGATCGAAGCGGCCGCCGCGAACGGATGGATCGACCGACGGGGTGCCATCACAGAATCCGTGCTCGGCATCAAACGAGCCGGCGCCGACATGGTGCTGACGTACTGGGCCTCAGAGCTTGCCGGCTGGCTCAAGGAGTCCTGA
- the hemC gene encoding hydroxymethylbilane synthase — MTVRIGTRASKLALTQSQQAADQLAAVGGFPVELVRVRTEGDVRTGSLSKMGGAGVFVAALRDALLDNACDVAVHSLKDLPTGAAPGLTIAATPKRVDVRDALCARDGLKLADLPAGAKVGTGSPRRAAQLRAARPDLDVIDIRGNVDTRLGRVPGLPGNIDDALVPGKSGDLDAVVLAAAGLERIGRLDVVTEFFETDVMLPAPGQGSLAIECRTADAPGTAGSADGAPNALAQALAALNDEDTRLAVTAERSVLARLEAGCAAPVGAYAYRKGSMLYLEAVVCAVDGSKTVREKKATDGLTEVGATLLGIEVAELLLAGGAADIADLAASR, encoded by the coding sequence ATGACGGTCCGGATCGGCACCCGCGCGAGCAAGCTTGCGCTCACCCAGAGCCAGCAGGCAGCGGATCAGCTCGCCGCCGTCGGGGGCTTTCCCGTGGAATTGGTGCGCGTCAGGACCGAAGGCGATGTACGCACGGGCTCGCTCTCCAAGATGGGCGGCGCAGGCGTGTTCGTGGCCGCCCTTCGCGACGCGCTCCTGGACAACGCGTGCGACGTCGCGGTGCACTCCCTGAAGGACCTCCCCACGGGTGCGGCGCCGGGACTCACCATCGCCGCAACGCCCAAACGGGTCGATGTCCGGGACGCCCTCTGCGCCCGGGATGGCCTCAAGCTGGCGGATCTTCCGGCAGGCGCCAAAGTCGGTACCGGATCGCCGCGCCGCGCCGCACAATTGCGGGCCGCCCGTCCAGACCTCGACGTCATCGATATTCGCGGCAACGTGGATACCCGCTTGGGCCGCGTTCCAGGGCTGCCGGGGAACATCGACGACGCGTTGGTTCCCGGGAAGAGCGGCGACCTCGACGCCGTCGTGCTTGCTGCGGCGGGGCTGGAACGGATCGGCAGGCTCGACGTCGTGACTGAGTTCTTCGAAACGGACGTCATGCTCCCGGCCCCTGGACAAGGCTCGCTCGCGATCGAGTGCCGCACGGCCGATGCTCCGGGCACGGCCGGCTCCGCCGACGGTGCCCCCAACGCCCTAGCCCAGGCCCTGGCCGCGCTGAACGATGAGGACACCCGACTGGCCGTCACCGCGGAACGCTCCGTCCTGGCGCGCCTCGAGGCCGGTTGTGCTGCCCCTGTGGGCGCCTACGCCTACCGCAAGGGCAGCATGCTCTACCTGGAAGCTGTGGTCTGCGCCGTAGACGGCAGCAAGACCGTTCGCGAGAAGAAGGCGACGGACGGGCTCACGGAAGTGGGCGCCACGTTGCTGGGCATCGAAGTCGCCGAGCTCCTGCTTGCCGGGGGCGCCGCGGACATCGCAGATCTTGCCGCGTCACGATAG
- a CDS encoding ferrochelatase: protein MSGRHSTGPTSLTEVNEVTEAGRMAPKEYDAVLLASFGGPEGQDDVIPFLRNVTRGRGIPDERLEEVSHHYRAFGGISPINQQNRNLKAALEAELAGRGISLPVLWGNRNWDPYIPQTLQEAYDAGHRKLLMVTTSVYSCYSSCRQYREDIGIALTESGLDGKLEVDKIRQYFDHPGFVEPFVEGTAAGLAEVQQKLAEDGLQDAPIHILFATHSIPTRDAEAAGRSDAEPRAFEEDSAYVAQHLANGAEVVRRVEAESGLTAPWSLVYQSRSGAPHVPWLEPDINDAIEELAGQGIKGVVIVPLGFVSDHMEVVWDLDTEALETCKNLGLAATRVPTPGTHRTFVSGLADLICERTVANYIAERPAMTGLGPWYDVCRPGCCANFRGEKPTIAGADTTVGTGHDAYPAGEGAK, encoded by the coding sequence ATGAGCGGCCGCCACTCCACCGGGCCCACCAGCCTCACCGAAGTCAATGAGGTCACCGAGGCCGGGCGCATGGCTCCCAAAGAGTACGACGCCGTCCTCCTCGCCTCCTTCGGCGGACCCGAAGGCCAGGACGATGTCATTCCCTTCCTGCGCAATGTGACCCGCGGGCGCGGCATCCCGGATGAGCGCCTCGAAGAGGTATCCCACCACTACCGCGCATTCGGCGGCATCAGCCCCATCAACCAACAAAACAGGAACCTCAAGGCGGCGCTCGAGGCAGAGCTCGCTGGCCGCGGCATCAGCCTGCCGGTGTTGTGGGGCAACCGCAACTGGGACCCCTACATTCCGCAGACGCTCCAGGAAGCCTACGACGCCGGCCATCGAAAGCTGCTGATGGTCACCACCAGCGTCTACTCCTGCTACTCCAGCTGCCGCCAATACCGGGAGGACATCGGCATCGCGCTGACGGAGAGCGGCCTTGACGGCAAACTCGAAGTAGACAAAATCCGCCAGTATTTCGACCACCCCGGCTTCGTCGAGCCCTTTGTGGAGGGAACTGCGGCAGGACTGGCGGAAGTCCAGCAAAAACTGGCCGAAGACGGCCTCCAGGACGCTCCGATCCACATCCTGTTTGCCACCCACTCCATTCCCACGCGTGATGCCGAAGCCGCGGGGCGTTCAGACGCCGAGCCGCGCGCTTTCGAGGAGGACTCGGCCTACGTGGCCCAGCACTTGGCCAACGGCGCCGAGGTCGTCCGGCGGGTCGAAGCGGAATCCGGACTCACCGCTCCGTGGTCCTTGGTGTACCAGTCCCGCTCCGGTGCGCCGCATGTTCCCTGGCTTGAGCCGGACATCAACGATGCCATCGAAGAGTTGGCCGGGCAGGGGATCAAGGGAGTCGTGATCGTTCCCCTCGGCTTCGTTTCCGACCACATGGAGGTGGTCTGGGACCTGGACACCGAGGCCCTGGAAACGTGCAAGAACCTCGGCCTCGCCGCCACCCGGGTACCCACCCCGGGAACGCACCGCACGTTCGTTTCCGGCCTCGCGGACCTCATTTGCGAGCGAACAGTGGCGAACTATATCGCCGAGCGTCCTGCCATGACGGGCCTGGGGCCGTGGTATGACGTCTGCCGGCCCGGCTGCTGCGCAAACTTCCGCGGAGAGAAGCCCACGATTGCGGGTGCGGACACCACCGTCGGCACCGGCCATGATGCGTACCCCGCAGGAGAAGGCGCGAAATGA